From the genome of Tachysurus vachellii isolate PV-2020 chromosome 2, HZAU_Pvac_v1, whole genome shotgun sequence, one region includes:
- the LOC132840693 gene encoding uncharacterized protein LOC132840693 isoform X2, with amino-acid sequence MGTALKMYFYLLLLVFICDGFNVHGPPGPPIVQLGDSVMLPCFVKTPIPLEELEVEWKRIDSETLVHLWQDGESRPESQNHHYYERANFFTEEIAHGNFSLLLTNVTRKDVGVYKCTVYTKLDSGETLIEIKEIERLIVSGAHIMSAYAGEDITLNCSVDSHITPEKIEEVSWKKTDEDILVLLYQEGEILTESTGERYVDRVEFFSDEERKKGNFSLRLKDVRTEDKGLYMCLVFSGELSANTTVEVQQLGLSFLHIAIFILCILGFVIGSLILGFLSYTSYKKEDDSRRALGVQCAHVLIPNITMSIVFIIWGVTEGFFTEAATCSALNFVRSLFLLWIALHLKTFQDFPCRLINHFPILLQYTVITGVAYSRIFVDIFDRGHTIYKVFLLLSPSFLLLALIKEIGYCRKILPAGYSAIELSNTLRMVVITIRYGLHQINLAAAIFTLFFPTLQLFWISFCNIPKRWNYLFWVSVMFILEVLSTSGSIYLHYDAIIDMKERDALVCVTAFLHILTLITLFRHLNYLPAQQSESRNRGTQRSHQSESRNTGTQRSHLVVFMFGTVGVVFLNAVVLSVELILKARNGERTVDLRLILLPTESVFAVCYLTLQISAFYCHGLSFTKGRRKEKDLEKTWRICDSFVCVYRDRGIHLHNVMNMNCRIWLLFLSPQGLSRMVNPEFWLLSFSSWYNEETHQSAPEHQIGRSHTSLKMT; translated from the exons GGTTCAATGTCCATGGTCCACCTGGTCCTCCCATTGTTCAGCTGGGAGACTCAGTGATGCTGCCCTGCTTTGTCAAAACTCCTATTCCATTGGAAGAACTGGAAGTGGAGTGGAAAAGAATTGACAGTGAAACTCTAGTGCACTTGTGGCAGGATGGAGAAAGTCGACCAGAGTCTCAAAACCATCATTATTATGAAAGAGCTAATTTCTTCACAGAGGAGATCGCTCATGGAAACTTCTCCCTCCTGCTTACAAATGTGACCCGTAAAGATGTAGGAGTTTATAAGTGTACTGTTTACACAAAGCTGGATTCTGGAGAAACTTTGATTGAAATAAAGGAGATTG AGCGCTTGATCGTCTCTGGAGCCCACATTATGTCTGCCTATGCAGGTGAAGATATCACTTTGAATTGCTCTGTAGACTCTCATATCACACCAGAAAAGATAGAAGAGGTGTCATGGAAGAAAACTGATGAAGATATCTTAGTGCTGCTCTATCAGGAGGGTGAGATCCTGACAGAGTCGACCGGTGAGAGATATGTGGACAGAGTAGAATTCTTCAgtgatgaagaaagaaagaaaggaaacttCTCTTTAAGACTGAAGGATGTCCGAACAGAAGACAAAGGGCTGTATATGTGTTTAGTGTTCTCTGGGGAATTATCAGCTAACACAACTGTGGAGGTACAGCAGCTGG GTCTTTCCTTTCTGCATATTGCAATTTTCATTTTGTGTATTCTTGGATTTGTAATCGGATCACTTATACTAGGCTTCCTATCTTACACATCTTATAAAAAGGAAG atGACAGCAGGAGAGCGCTAGGTGTACAGTGTGCACATGTTCTTATTCCTAATATTACTATGTCCATTGTCTTTATCATCTGGGGTGTTACTGAGG GTTTTTTTACAGAAGCAGCAACTTGTTCAGCGCTTAATTTTGTTCGGAGCCTTTTCCTTCTTTGGATAGCACTCcatttgaaaacatttcaag ATTTTCCCTGCCGATTAATTAACCACTTCCCAATTCTACTACAGTATACTGTGATAACTGGTGTTGCTTATTCTC GTATTTTTGTGGATATCTTTGATAGAGGACACACTATATACAAAGTGTTTCTGTTACTGTCACCAAGTTTTCTTCTGCTTGCTCTCATTAAAG aaataggatACTGTAGAAAAATTCTTCCAGCTGGCTACAGTGCTATAGAACTTAGCAATACTCTACGAATGGTTGTTATTACAATCCGATATGGACTTCATCAGA TAAATTTGGCTGCAGCAATTTTCACTTTATTCTTTCCAACCTTGCAATTGTTTTGGatttctttttgtaatattCCCAAACGTTGGA ATTATTTATTCTGGGTATCAGTGATGTTCATCCTGGAGGTTCTAAGTACATCAGGGTCAATCTACCTCCATTATGATGCAATTATTGATATGAAAG AACGTGATGCATTGGTCTGTGTGACTGCGTTCCTCCACATCCTGACCTTGATAACACTGTTTAGACATTTAAACTATTTACCAG CACAACAATCTGAGTCCAGAAACAGAGGAACACAGCGAT CACACCAATCTGAGTCCAGAAACACAGGAACACAGCGAT CTCATTtggttgtgttcatgtttggtACAGTGGGGGTTGTGTTTCTGAATGCTGTTGTTTTATCAGTAGAGCTGATCCTAAAAGCAC GAAATGGTGAGCGGACAGTGGATCTGCGACTTATTCTCCTACCAACTGAAAGCGTATTTGCTGTGTGCTACCTTACTTTACAAATATCTGCTTTCT ACTGTCATGGTTTGTCTTTCACGaagggaagaagaaaagagaaag ATTTAGAAAAGACATGGAGAATCTGCgacagctttgtgtgtgtatacagagacagagg GATTCACCTCCACAATGTAATGAACATGAACTGCAGAATCTGGCTTCTGTTCCTCAGCCCTCAGGGTCTTAGCAG AATGGTGAATCCTGAGTTCTGGCTGTTGTCCTTTTCATCGTGGTATAACGAAGAGACACACCAGAGTGCTCCAGAACACCAAATTGGCCGTAGTCACACCTCATTGAAGATGACATAA
- the LOC132840693 gene encoding uncharacterized protein LOC132840693 isoform X3, translating into MGTALKMYFYLLLLVFICDGFNVHGPPGPPIVQLGDSVMLPCFVKTPIPLEELEVEWKRIDSETLVHLWQDGESRPESQNHHYYERANFFTEEIAHGNFSLLLTNVTRKDVGVYKCTVYTKLDSGETLIEIKEIERLIVSGAHIMSAYAGEDITLNCSVDSHITPEKIEEVSWKKTDEDILVLLYQEGEILTESTGERYVDRVEFFSDEERKKGNFSLRLKDVRTEDKGLYMCLVFSGELSANTTVEVQQLGLSFLHIAIFILCILGFVIGSLILGFLSYTSYKKEDDSRRALGVQCAHVLIPNITMSIVFIIWGVTEGFFTEAATCSALNFVRSLFLLWIALHLKTFQDFPCRLINHFPILLQYTVITGVAYSRIFVDIFDRGHTIYKVFLLLSPSFLLLALIKEIGYCRKILPAGYSAIELSNTLRMVVITIRYGLHQINLAAAIFTLFFPTLQLFWISFCNIPKRWNYLFWVSVMFILEVLSTSGSIYLHYDAIIDMKERDALVCVTAFLHILTLITLFRHLNYLPAQQSESRNRGTQRSHQSESRNTGTQRSHLVVFMFGTVGVVFLNAVVLSVELILKARNGERTVDLRLILLPTESVFAVCYLTLQISAFYCHGLSFTKGRRKEKDLEKTWRICDSFVCVYRDRGIHLHNVMNMNCRIWLLFLSPQGLSRSCSSTNPNLNPSTTRLHSWFNLLKETYSIGC; encoded by the exons GGTTCAATGTCCATGGTCCACCTGGTCCTCCCATTGTTCAGCTGGGAGACTCAGTGATGCTGCCCTGCTTTGTCAAAACTCCTATTCCATTGGAAGAACTGGAAGTGGAGTGGAAAAGAATTGACAGTGAAACTCTAGTGCACTTGTGGCAGGATGGAGAAAGTCGACCAGAGTCTCAAAACCATCATTATTATGAAAGAGCTAATTTCTTCACAGAGGAGATCGCTCATGGAAACTTCTCCCTCCTGCTTACAAATGTGACCCGTAAAGATGTAGGAGTTTATAAGTGTACTGTTTACACAAAGCTGGATTCTGGAGAAACTTTGATTGAAATAAAGGAGATTG AGCGCTTGATCGTCTCTGGAGCCCACATTATGTCTGCCTATGCAGGTGAAGATATCACTTTGAATTGCTCTGTAGACTCTCATATCACACCAGAAAAGATAGAAGAGGTGTCATGGAAGAAAACTGATGAAGATATCTTAGTGCTGCTCTATCAGGAGGGTGAGATCCTGACAGAGTCGACCGGTGAGAGATATGTGGACAGAGTAGAATTCTTCAgtgatgaagaaagaaagaaaggaaacttCTCTTTAAGACTGAAGGATGTCCGAACAGAAGACAAAGGGCTGTATATGTGTTTAGTGTTCTCTGGGGAATTATCAGCTAACACAACTGTGGAGGTACAGCAGCTGG GTCTTTCCTTTCTGCATATTGCAATTTTCATTTTGTGTATTCTTGGATTTGTAATCGGATCACTTATACTAGGCTTCCTATCTTACACATCTTATAAAAAGGAAG atGACAGCAGGAGAGCGCTAGGTGTACAGTGTGCACATGTTCTTATTCCTAATATTACTATGTCCATTGTCTTTATCATCTGGGGTGTTACTGAGG GTTTTTTTACAGAAGCAGCAACTTGTTCAGCGCTTAATTTTGTTCGGAGCCTTTTCCTTCTTTGGATAGCACTCcatttgaaaacatttcaag ATTTTCCCTGCCGATTAATTAACCACTTCCCAATTCTACTACAGTATACTGTGATAACTGGTGTTGCTTATTCTC GTATTTTTGTGGATATCTTTGATAGAGGACACACTATATACAAAGTGTTTCTGTTACTGTCACCAAGTTTTCTTCTGCTTGCTCTCATTAAAG aaataggatACTGTAGAAAAATTCTTCCAGCTGGCTACAGTGCTATAGAACTTAGCAATACTCTACGAATGGTTGTTATTACAATCCGATATGGACTTCATCAGA TAAATTTGGCTGCAGCAATTTTCACTTTATTCTTTCCAACCTTGCAATTGTTTTGGatttctttttgtaatattCCCAAACGTTGGA ATTATTTATTCTGGGTATCAGTGATGTTCATCCTGGAGGTTCTAAGTACATCAGGGTCAATCTACCTCCATTATGATGCAATTATTGATATGAAAG AACGTGATGCATTGGTCTGTGTGACTGCGTTCCTCCACATCCTGACCTTGATAACACTGTTTAGACATTTAAACTATTTACCAG CACAACAATCTGAGTCCAGAAACAGAGGAACACAGCGAT CACACCAATCTGAGTCCAGAAACACAGGAACACAGCGAT CTCATTtggttgtgttcatgtttggtACAGTGGGGGTTGTGTTTCTGAATGCTGTTGTTTTATCAGTAGAGCTGATCCTAAAAGCAC GAAATGGTGAGCGGACAGTGGATCTGCGACTTATTCTCCTACCAACTGAAAGCGTATTTGCTGTGTGCTACCTTACTTTACAAATATCTGCTTTCT ACTGTCATGGTTTGTCTTTCACGaagggaagaagaaaagagaaag ATTTAGAAAAGACATGGAGAATCTGCgacagctttgtgtgtgtatacagagacagagg GATTCACCTCCACAATGTAATGAACATGAACTGCAGAATCTGGCTTCTGTTCCTCAGCCCTCAGGGTCTTAGCAG GTCCTGTAGCTCAACAAACCCAAACCTTAACCCCTCCACCACCAGGCTTCACAGTTGGTTTAATCTGCTTAAAGAGACCTACAGTATAGGATGTTGA
- the LOC132840693 gene encoding uncharacterized protein LOC132840693 isoform X4 → MGTALKMYFYLLLLVFICDGFNVHGPPGPPIVQLGDSVMLPCFVKTPIPLEELEVEWKRIDSETLVHLWQDGESRPESQNHHYYERANFFTEEIAHGNFSLLLTNVTRKDVGVYKCTVYTKLDSGETLIEIKEIERLIVSGAHIMSAYAGEDITLNCSVDSHITPEKIEEVSWKKTDEDILVLLYQEGEILTESTGERYVDRVEFFSDEERKKGNFSLRLKDVRTEDKGLYMCLVFSGELSANTTVEVQQLGLSFLHIAIFILCILGFVIGSLILGFLSYTSYKKEDDSRRALGVQCAHVLIPNITMSIVFIIWGVTEGFFTEAATCSALNFVRSLFLLWIALHLKTFQDFPCRLINHFPILLQYTVITGVAYSRIFVDIFDRGHTIYKVFLLLSPSFLLLALIKEIGYCRKILPAGYSAIELSNTLRMVVITIRYGLHQINLAAAIFTLFFPTLQLFWISFCNIPKRWNYLFWVSVMFILEVLSTSGSIYLHYDAIIDMKERDALVCVTAFLHILTLITLFRHLNYLPAQQSESRNRGTQRSHQSESRNTGTQRSHLVVFMFGTVGVVFLNAVVLSVELILKARNGERTVDLRLILLPTESVFAVCYLTLQISAFWKKKRERFRKDMENLRQLCVCIQRQRDSPPQCNEHELQNLASVPQPSGS, encoded by the exons GGTTCAATGTCCATGGTCCACCTGGTCCTCCCATTGTTCAGCTGGGAGACTCAGTGATGCTGCCCTGCTTTGTCAAAACTCCTATTCCATTGGAAGAACTGGAAGTGGAGTGGAAAAGAATTGACAGTGAAACTCTAGTGCACTTGTGGCAGGATGGAGAAAGTCGACCAGAGTCTCAAAACCATCATTATTATGAAAGAGCTAATTTCTTCACAGAGGAGATCGCTCATGGAAACTTCTCCCTCCTGCTTACAAATGTGACCCGTAAAGATGTAGGAGTTTATAAGTGTACTGTTTACACAAAGCTGGATTCTGGAGAAACTTTGATTGAAATAAAGGAGATTG AGCGCTTGATCGTCTCTGGAGCCCACATTATGTCTGCCTATGCAGGTGAAGATATCACTTTGAATTGCTCTGTAGACTCTCATATCACACCAGAAAAGATAGAAGAGGTGTCATGGAAGAAAACTGATGAAGATATCTTAGTGCTGCTCTATCAGGAGGGTGAGATCCTGACAGAGTCGACCGGTGAGAGATATGTGGACAGAGTAGAATTCTTCAgtgatgaagaaagaaagaaaggaaacttCTCTTTAAGACTGAAGGATGTCCGAACAGAAGACAAAGGGCTGTATATGTGTTTAGTGTTCTCTGGGGAATTATCAGCTAACACAACTGTGGAGGTACAGCAGCTGG GTCTTTCCTTTCTGCATATTGCAATTTTCATTTTGTGTATTCTTGGATTTGTAATCGGATCACTTATACTAGGCTTCCTATCTTACACATCTTATAAAAAGGAAG atGACAGCAGGAGAGCGCTAGGTGTACAGTGTGCACATGTTCTTATTCCTAATATTACTATGTCCATTGTCTTTATCATCTGGGGTGTTACTGAGG GTTTTTTTACAGAAGCAGCAACTTGTTCAGCGCTTAATTTTGTTCGGAGCCTTTTCCTTCTTTGGATAGCACTCcatttgaaaacatttcaag ATTTTCCCTGCCGATTAATTAACCACTTCCCAATTCTACTACAGTATACTGTGATAACTGGTGTTGCTTATTCTC GTATTTTTGTGGATATCTTTGATAGAGGACACACTATATACAAAGTGTTTCTGTTACTGTCACCAAGTTTTCTTCTGCTTGCTCTCATTAAAG aaataggatACTGTAGAAAAATTCTTCCAGCTGGCTACAGTGCTATAGAACTTAGCAATACTCTACGAATGGTTGTTATTACAATCCGATATGGACTTCATCAGA TAAATTTGGCTGCAGCAATTTTCACTTTATTCTTTCCAACCTTGCAATTGTTTTGGatttctttttgtaatattCCCAAACGTTGGA ATTATTTATTCTGGGTATCAGTGATGTTCATCCTGGAGGTTCTAAGTACATCAGGGTCAATCTACCTCCATTATGATGCAATTATTGATATGAAAG AACGTGATGCATTGGTCTGTGTGACTGCGTTCCTCCACATCCTGACCTTGATAACACTGTTTAGACATTTAAACTATTTACCAG CACAACAATCTGAGTCCAGAAACAGAGGAACACAGCGAT CACACCAATCTGAGTCCAGAAACACAGGAACACAGCGAT CTCATTtggttgtgttcatgtttggtACAGTGGGGGTTGTGTTTCTGAATGCTGTTGTTTTATCAGTAGAGCTGATCCTAAAAGCAC GAAATGGTGAGCGGACAGTGGATCTGCGACTTATTCTCCTACCAACTGAAAGCGTATTTGCTGTGTGCTACCTTACTTTACAAATATCTGCTTTCT ggaagaagaaaagagaaag ATTTAGAAAAGACATGGAGAATCTGCgacagctttgtgtgtgtatacagagacagagg GATTCACCTCCACAATGTAATGAACATGAACTGCAGAATCTGGCTTCTGTTCCTCAGCCCTCAGGGTCTTAG
- the LOC132840693 gene encoding uncharacterized protein LOC132840693 isoform X1: MGTALKMYFYLLLLVFICDGFNVHGPPGPPIVQLGDSVMLPCFVKTPIPLEELEVEWKRIDSETLVHLWQDGESRPESQNHHYYERANFFTEEIAHGNFSLLLTNVTRKDVGVYKCTVYTKLDSGETLIEIKEIERLIVSGAHIMSAYAGEDITLNCSVDSHITPEKIEEVSWKKTDEDILVLLYQEGEILTESTGERYVDRVEFFSDEERKKGNFSLRLKDVRTEDKGLYMCLVFSGELSANTTVEVQQLGLSFLHIAIFILCILGFVIGSLILGFLSYTSYKKEDDSRRALGVQCAHVLIPNITMSIVFIIWGVTEGFFTEAATCSALNFVRSLFLLWIALHLKTFQDFPCRLINHFPILLQYTVITGVAYSRIFVDIFDRGHTIYKVFLLLSPSFLLLALIKEIGYCRKILPAGYSAIELSNTLRMVVITIRYGLHQINLAAAIFTLFFPTLQLFWISFCNIPKRWNYLFWVSVMFILEVLSTSGSIYLHYDAIIDMKERDALVCVTAFLHILTLITLFRHLNYLPAQQSESRNRGTQRSHQSESRNTGTQRSHLVVFMFGTVGVVFLNAVVLSVELILKARNGERTVDLRLILLPTESVFAVCYLTLQISAFYCHGLSFTKGRRKEKDLEKTWRICDSFVCVYRDRGIHLHNVMNMNCRIWLLFLSPQGLSSPSHCRMVNPEFWLLSFSSWYNEETHQSAPEHQIGRSHTSLKMT, from the exons GGTTCAATGTCCATGGTCCACCTGGTCCTCCCATTGTTCAGCTGGGAGACTCAGTGATGCTGCCCTGCTTTGTCAAAACTCCTATTCCATTGGAAGAACTGGAAGTGGAGTGGAAAAGAATTGACAGTGAAACTCTAGTGCACTTGTGGCAGGATGGAGAAAGTCGACCAGAGTCTCAAAACCATCATTATTATGAAAGAGCTAATTTCTTCACAGAGGAGATCGCTCATGGAAACTTCTCCCTCCTGCTTACAAATGTGACCCGTAAAGATGTAGGAGTTTATAAGTGTACTGTTTACACAAAGCTGGATTCTGGAGAAACTTTGATTGAAATAAAGGAGATTG AGCGCTTGATCGTCTCTGGAGCCCACATTATGTCTGCCTATGCAGGTGAAGATATCACTTTGAATTGCTCTGTAGACTCTCATATCACACCAGAAAAGATAGAAGAGGTGTCATGGAAGAAAACTGATGAAGATATCTTAGTGCTGCTCTATCAGGAGGGTGAGATCCTGACAGAGTCGACCGGTGAGAGATATGTGGACAGAGTAGAATTCTTCAgtgatgaagaaagaaagaaaggaaacttCTCTTTAAGACTGAAGGATGTCCGAACAGAAGACAAAGGGCTGTATATGTGTTTAGTGTTCTCTGGGGAATTATCAGCTAACACAACTGTGGAGGTACAGCAGCTGG GTCTTTCCTTTCTGCATATTGCAATTTTCATTTTGTGTATTCTTGGATTTGTAATCGGATCACTTATACTAGGCTTCCTATCTTACACATCTTATAAAAAGGAAG atGACAGCAGGAGAGCGCTAGGTGTACAGTGTGCACATGTTCTTATTCCTAATATTACTATGTCCATTGTCTTTATCATCTGGGGTGTTACTGAGG GTTTTTTTACAGAAGCAGCAACTTGTTCAGCGCTTAATTTTGTTCGGAGCCTTTTCCTTCTTTGGATAGCACTCcatttgaaaacatttcaag ATTTTCCCTGCCGATTAATTAACCACTTCCCAATTCTACTACAGTATACTGTGATAACTGGTGTTGCTTATTCTC GTATTTTTGTGGATATCTTTGATAGAGGACACACTATATACAAAGTGTTTCTGTTACTGTCACCAAGTTTTCTTCTGCTTGCTCTCATTAAAG aaataggatACTGTAGAAAAATTCTTCCAGCTGGCTACAGTGCTATAGAACTTAGCAATACTCTACGAATGGTTGTTATTACAATCCGATATGGACTTCATCAGA TAAATTTGGCTGCAGCAATTTTCACTTTATTCTTTCCAACCTTGCAATTGTTTTGGatttctttttgtaatattCCCAAACGTTGGA ATTATTTATTCTGGGTATCAGTGATGTTCATCCTGGAGGTTCTAAGTACATCAGGGTCAATCTACCTCCATTATGATGCAATTATTGATATGAAAG AACGTGATGCATTGGTCTGTGTGACTGCGTTCCTCCACATCCTGACCTTGATAACACTGTTTAGACATTTAAACTATTTACCAG CACAACAATCTGAGTCCAGAAACAGAGGAACACAGCGAT CACACCAATCTGAGTCCAGAAACACAGGAACACAGCGAT CTCATTtggttgtgttcatgtttggtACAGTGGGGGTTGTGTTTCTGAATGCTGTTGTTTTATCAGTAGAGCTGATCCTAAAAGCAC GAAATGGTGAGCGGACAGTGGATCTGCGACTTATTCTCCTACCAACTGAAAGCGTATTTGCTGTGTGCTACCTTACTTTACAAATATCTGCTTTCT ACTGTCATGGTTTGTCTTTCACGaagggaagaagaaaagagaaag ATTTAGAAAAGACATGGAGAATCTGCgacagctttgtgtgtgtatacagagacagagg GATTCACCTCCACAATGTAATGAACATGAACTGCAGAATCTGGCTTCTGTTCCTCAGCCCTCAGGGTCTTAGCAG TCCTTCTCACTGTAGAATGGTGAATCCTGAGTTCTGGCTGTTGTCCTTTTCATCGTGGTATAACGAAGAGACACACCAGAGTGCTCCAGAACACCAAATTGGCCGTAGTCACACCTCATTGAAGATGACATAA